The proteins below are encoded in one region of Spirochaetota bacterium:
- the purQ gene encoding phosphoribosylformylglycinamidine synthase subunit PurQ: protein MSKVGVIVFPGVNCDMDTFYVIRSVLGGNVRYVWHTETDLSDLSAVVLPGGFSYGDYLRAGGLAKFSPVMSEVKKMAEKGYPVLGICNGFQILVEAGLLPGAFLRNKTLKFICKFQHIKVVNNNTIFTSKYKHNQVLTIPIAHGEGNYYLTEDDLKAVLDNDQVAFQYCDKFGVVNEETNPNGSIHSIAGVLNKAKNVLGMMPHPERASEAILGSTDGKFILEALVKNSVLVK from the coding sequence ATGTCAAAGGTTGGGGTGATAGTCTTTCCCGGTGTTAACTGCGATATGGATACATTTTATGTTATTAGGAGTGTGCTAGGTGGGAATGTGAGGTATGTTTGGCATACAGAGACGGATCTTTCTGACCTTTCAGCGGTTGTGTTGCCGGGGGGATTTTCGTATGGTGATTACTTGAGAGCTGGAGGACTAGCGAAATTCTCGCCAGTGATGAGTGAGGTTAAGAAAATGGCAGAGAAGGGTTATCCTGTTTTAGGTATATGTAATGGGTTTCAGATACTTGTTGAAGCGGGACTATTACCAGGTGCGTTCTTGAGAAACAAAACTCTCAAGTTCATTTGTAAGTTCCAACACATTAAGGTTGTGAATAACAACACAATCTTTACATCAAAATACAAACACAATCAGGTTCTAACTATCCCAATAGCACACGGCGAAGGTAATTATTATCTTACGGAGGATGACCTAAAGGCTGTTTTGGACAATGACCAGGTAGCGTTCCAATACTGCGATAAGTTCGGTGTTGTGAACGAGGAAACTAACCCAAACGGTTCAATACATAGCATAGCAGGCGTTCTTAATAAAGCGAAGAATGTTCTTGGAATGATGCCACATCCTGAGAGAGCATCAGAGGCAATACTAGGTTCAACCGATGGTAAGTTCATCCTAGAGGCACTCGTTAAAAATTCAGTGCTGGTTAAGTAA
- a CDS encoding phosphoribosylanthranilate isomerase — MKIKFCGFRIIEDIEFAVKLGVDLIGIIFYEKSKRFVRIEEFDNIHRNVKANFVGVFVNENLDKVVQIAKTYNLAFVQLHGEESNDYISKVLSQGVSLIKAFRLKDTSDIQKVIESESEYVLVDSFVEGSYGGTGKSISKEILEELFSRVRNKKIFLSGGINLENIESILKTYGRYLYGIDLSSGIEDSPGVKNHRLMEEVFGVFTKITRDFNHT, encoded by the coding sequence ATGAAGATCAAGTTTTGTGGTTTTAGAATTATTGAAGATATAGAGTTTGCTGTTAAACTAGGAGTTGATTTAATAGGTATAATCTTTTACGAAAAAAGCAAGAGATTTGTAAGAATAGAAGAGTTTGACAATATACACAGGAATGTAAAAGCAAATTTTGTTGGTGTTTTCGTAAACGAAAACTTGGATAAGGTAGTGCAAATAGCAAAAACTTACAATCTTGCTTTCGTTCAACTACACGGTGAAGAGAGCAATGACTACATCAGTAAAGTCTTATCTCAAGGGGTTAGTTTAATAAAAGCATTTAGACTCAAAGATACTAGTGACATACAAAAAGTAATAGAAAGCGAAAGTGAGTATGTTTTGGTTGATTCTTTTGTTGAAGGTAGTTATGGCGGAACAGGCAAAAGTATATCAAAAGAAATACTAGAAGAACTCTTCTCAAGAGTAAGAAACAAAAAGATATTCCTGTCCGGTGGAATAAACTTAGAAAATATTGAGAGTATTCTTAAAACCTATGGTAGGTATCTATACGGTATAGACCTTTCAAGTGGTATAGAAGACAGCCCTGGTGTAAAAAACCATCGTCTTATGGAAGAAGTATTTGGAGTTTTTACAAAGATAACAAGAGATTTTAATCATACATAA
- a CDS encoding SMC family ATPase has translation MRIKSLKLENFGSYKNAEIGFTKVSNSPIVIITGDTGSGKSTILDGIVFSLYQTMFRYGRDDIKSVLSSLSNQSSASSELTFSLDSSKSDYRIKRTFDPSNGSNSYSVEISRKSFGDDQWLRFSDTKMKLDEKIKKEILKCSPELFFRSVVLPQGQFASLLKTDDPETRRKIIMEIFSEVKIYDEIKKLISKKYSEVEEELRTRRDKINHIKDSIKKSIQDLSEQGVDIGDISKFDQEFDQNYNQYLNDTFDRIDKKLKELETSKQVLERERNHKQEVLQTQKSELDNIEQVLKNFGILKSSRESAVEIVKSINSSLIRRITDIDTNILNAFASGDALDYSEYINYVRGIIDDFKSRTETNKESLERIITQYEVRRKDYQNILDLEQKFIVSIKNNFQATKYKSLVDSITGIQDAKNVLEQIYDDVQTELQSKNKELQSLKDERLDEKIQELGRLEELLKKKGKIESDIEKKSREIESLGGQLSSLKREIKEIDDKLEEIRKKEIKYFASKIKASLKEGDTCPVCGGVYHGKTEKYGSERRNILGFMSNSNSSIYRMYSIFDEPNKKDVDYTDLSEKIKQLESDKAKKEKELYSIIGGIQSIEKDLNKLSEELKAIENELTLKGILTKEQFEQYEANLKKKREIERNLENEIKSLEFWQRSLKTHISNLEQLINDNTAKRQEIEQWKEDTLARLKTLGLEIKRTYSKLDDFFWTDLHESLVKHKKDLEGLISEMTKNSEDLTRLEGESKTIQNYKELANRDIRSLEDNKVKLEASIREIEKKISSISSEISELDTNVGSITQLRKDLRDEHKEFDKAYEALKEIQKRYDVLKSLSEKFDTTGIINYVVRLKMSKIAENVNGYLVKLGISDKVLEVNFGENDRSLSFSVRHLVSDEVRSINSLSGGESFLFSVALAFAVANDVLQHLDIKSMFIDEGFDTLDEAHNTNLFKFLEEFAMEKNITIYIITHKREIAENANYPRIIISKEKGVSKAEIHSLNMVR, from the coding sequence ATGAGAATAAAGAGTCTCAAGTTAGAGAACTTTGGCTCTTACAAAAATGCCGAGATAGGCTTTACGAAGGTAAGTAATTCTCCTATTGTGATAATAACAGGAGACACTGGTTCAGGTAAAAGCACTATTCTAGATGGAATAGTCTTTAGCCTCTATCAAACTATGTTTAGGTATGGTAGGGATGATATTAAGTCTGTATTGTCTTCACTATCTAACCAGAGTTCTGCATCCTCAGAATTGACGTTTTCCCTTGATAGTAGTAAGTCCGATTATCGCATCAAAAGAACTTTCGATCCCTCTAATGGTTCTAACAGTTATAGTGTTGAGATAAGTAGAAAGAGTTTTGGTGATGATCAGTGGCTTAGGTTTTCTGATACGAAGATGAAACTAGATGAGAAGATAAAGAAGGAGATACTCAAGTGTAGTCCTGAACTATTCTTTAGGTCTGTTGTTTTACCCCAAGGTCAGTTTGCTTCACTACTGAAGACTGATGACCCAGAAACAAGAAGGAAGATTATAATGGAGATATTCTCTGAGGTCAAGATATATGATGAGATTAAAAAACTTATAAGCAAAAAGTATTCAGAGGTAGAAGAGGAATTGAGAACGAGGCGAGATAAAATAAATCATATAAAGGACAGTATTAAAAAATCCATTCAGGACTTGTCTGAACAAGGAGTAGATATTGGAGACATATCAAAGTTTGATCAAGAATTTGATCAGAATTACAATCAGTATCTGAACGATACCTTTGATAGAATTGACAAAAAACTGAAAGAACTGGAAACAAGTAAGCAAGTTCTGGAGAGAGAACGAAATCACAAGCAGGAGGTTCTACAAACGCAAAAATCCGAATTAGATAACATAGAGCAGGTATTGAAAAATTTTGGAATCCTCAAGAGTTCTAGGGAAAGTGCTGTAGAGATTGTTAAAAGTATTAATTCATCGCTTATAAGAAGGATAACTGATATAGATACTAATATACTTAACGCTTTTGCTTCTGGTGATGCGTTAGATTATTCTGAATACATAAACTATGTAAGAGGTATTATTGATGACTTTAAATCCAGAACCGAAACGAATAAGGAAAGTCTGGAAAGAATTATTACTCAATACGAGGTTAGAAGGAAGGATTACCAGAATATTTTAGATTTGGAACAAAAGTTTATAGTGAGTATAAAAAACAACTTTCAGGCTACGAAGTATAAAAGTTTGGTTGATAGTATTACTGGTATTCAAGATGCTAAAAATGTTCTAGAACAGATTTACGATGATGTTCAAACTGAACTTCAAAGCAAAAACAAAGAATTACAGTCTCTAAAAGACGAAAGACTTGATGAGAAGATACAAGAACTTGGCAGACTGGAGGAACTACTCAAGAAAAAGGGAAAGATCGAGAGTGATATAGAAAAGAAAAGCAGAGAGATAGAGAGCTTGGGCGGACAACTGTCTTCACTGAAAAGGGAGATTAAGGAAATTGATGACAAACTTGAAGAGATAAGAAAAAAAGAGATAAAGTATTTTGCATCTAAGATAAAAGCATCTCTGAAAGAAGGTGATACATGCCCCGTGTGTGGAGGTGTCTATCATGGTAAGACTGAGAAGTATGGAAGTGAAAGAAGAAATATTTTAGGGTTTATGAGTAATTCAAATAGTTCCATTTATCGTATGTATAGTATTTTTGATGAACCTAATAAGAAAGATGTTGATTACACAGATTTGTCAGAAAAGATTAAGCAGTTAGAGAGCGACAAAGCAAAAAAGGAAAAAGAATTGTACTCTATAATAGGTGGGATACAATCAATTGAAAAAGATTTGAATAAGCTTAGCGAAGAACTAAAGGCTATAGAAAATGAACTTACTTTAAAAGGAATATTAACGAAAGAGCAATTTGAACAATACGAAGCAAACTTGAAAAAGAAGAGAGAAATTGAGAGAAACTTAGAGAATGAGATTAAATCTCTTGAGTTTTGGCAGAGGTCGTTAAAAACTCACATTTCTAATTTAGAACAACTTATTAATGATAATACTGCCAAAAGACAAGAGATAGAACAATGGAAAGAAGATACATTAGCTAGACTTAAAACTCTGGGATTAGAAATAAAACGGACCTATTCAAAACTAGATGACTTCTTCTGGACTGATTTACACGAAAGTCTTGTCAAGCATAAAAAGGATTTGGAAGGACTTATTTCAGAAATGACTAAAAACTCGGAGGATTTAACAAGACTTGAAGGTGAAAGTAAAACTATACAAAACTACAAAGAACTTGCTAATAGAGATATCAGAAGCCTAGAGGATAATAAGGTAAAGTTGGAGGCATCGATTAGAGAGATAGAAAAGAAGATTAGTTCAATTAGTAGTGAGATATCAGAACTTGATACGAATGTTGGTAGTATTACCCAGCTTAGAAAGGATTTGAGAGATGAACATAAGGAGTTTGATAAAGCCTATGAAGCACTTAAGGAAATTCAGAAAAGATATGATGTTCTGAAGTCCTTGAGTGAAAAGTTTGACACTACAGGTATTATTAATTATGTGGTCAGATTGAAGATGTCAAAGATAGCAGAGAATGTGAATGGATATCTAGTGAAACTTGGTATAAGTGATAAGGTTTTGGAAGTGAATTTTGGAGAAAACGATAGGAGTTTATCATTTTCTGTAAGGCATCTTGTAAGCGATGAGGTTAGGAGTATTAACAGTTTGAGTGGTGGTGAGAGTTTTCTGTTTTCGGTTGCTCTCGCATTTGCTGTCGCAAATGATGTTTTACAGCATCTTGACATAAAATCAATGTTTATAGATGAAGGTTTTGATACTCTTGATGAAGCACACAACACGAACCTCTTCAAATTCCTTGAAGAATTCGCAATGGAGAAAAATATAACAATCTACATAATCACTCACAAGAGAGAAATTGCAGAGAATGCTAACTATCCGAGAATAATAATCTCTAAGGAGAAAGGAGTTTCAAAAGCAGAGATACATAGTCTTAATATGGTACGGTAG
- the murI gene encoding glutamate racemase has protein sequence MDRRPIGIFDSGVGGLTVLKQVVRFLPNESIIYLGDTKHLPYGDKSKDAVIRFSIENTKFLISQDVKAIVIACNSASSVATPVLKEKFNLPIVDVIEPTVECVASDSPKSVLVIGTIRTIRSKVFNSKITSLNSNISVSDRACPVFVPMVEEGAFIDKDSDLYKALEKTISHYLADFKGKVDSVIMGCTHYPLIRDEIASFIGDGVKLIDPGECSAIKLKEILEQNEMLSDGYHKFTKLYVTDLSERTREVVKMIMGNGIEIEEVNISET, from the coding sequence ATGGATAGAAGACCTATTGGGATATTTGACTCTGGGGTTGGGGGGCTTACCGTTCTAAAACAAGTTGTTAGGTTTCTACCTAACGAGTCAATCATCTACCTAGGTGATACTAAACACTTACCATACGGAGACAAATCAAAAGATGCGGTAATAAGGTTCTCAATTGAAAATACGAAGTTTCTCATAAGTCAGGATGTCAAAGCGATAGTAATTGCGTGTAATTCCGCATCCTCTGTCGCAACACCAGTGCTAAAGGAAAAGTTTAACCTACCTATCGTTGATGTCATAGAACCTACAGTAGAGTGCGTTGCAAGCGACTCACCAAAAAGTGTTTTAGTTATTGGAACGATAAGAACTATAAGGTCAAAAGTATTCAACAGTAAAATTACTTCACTTAACAGCAACATAAGTGTAAGTGATAGAGCCTGTCCAGTTTTTGTTCCAATGGTTGAAGAAGGAGCATTCATTGACAAAGATTCTGACCTATACAAAGCGCTAGAGAAAACGATATCGCATTATTTAGCAGACTTCAAGGGTAAGGTTGATAGTGTCATAATGGGATGCACTCACTATCCTCTTATTAGGGATGAGATTGCCTCTTTTATTGGAGATGGTGTAAAGTTGATAGACCCTGGTGAGTGTTCTGCAATTAAACTCAAAGAGATATTGGAGCAAAATGAGATGTTATCTGATGGTTATCATAAATTCACTAAACTTTATGTAACGGACCTTTCAGAACGAACCAGAGAAGTTGTCAAGATGATAATGGGGAATGGAATAGAAATTGAGGAAGTGAATATATCGGAGACTTGA
- a CDS encoding tetratricopeptide repeat protein, with the protein MKSFVLVISTLLILSLNALGNETIEKAKSYYYSSNFEMAKILLERIIKTTTNDDILLMLGNSYLATKDYKKAVEIFKSGVIIGQKTWVFEFNLGYAYYTSKDYSNSLFYFNLVKDKAPNFSKTYWYGGMSSLRLLDADTTINFWERYLQISPDGEESENIRKALALLKEFGTNAIHDIISEKDEFEDIDALIGDIKNGFEIKSEQQTLEDTSLEDIEK; encoded by the coding sequence GTGAAATCGTTTGTGTTGGTTATTTCAACCCTTTTAATACTATCACTAAACGCACTAGGAAATGAAACTATTGAAAAGGCAAAATCCTACTACTATTCTTCAAACTTTGAGATGGCAAAGATTTTGTTAGAAAGAATCATCAAAACTACAACAAACGATGATATACTACTGATGCTAGGGAACTCATACCTAGCAACAAAAGATTACAAGAAAGCAGTTGAAATATTCAAAAGTGGTGTCATAATCGGACAGAAAACTTGGGTCTTTGAATTCAACCTCGGATACGCATACTACACTTCAAAAGACTACTCAAACTCTCTTTTCTATTTCAACCTTGTAAAAGATAAAGCACCTAACTTCAGCAAAACCTACTGGTATGGTGGTATGTCATCCTTAAGACTCCTTGACGCTGATACAACCATAAACTTCTGGGAGAGATATTTACAGATATCACCTGATGGCGAAGAATCAGAAAACATAAGAAAAGCACTAGCACTACTTAAGGAGTTTGGAACAAACGCTATACACGACATTATATCAGAGAAAGACGAATTTGAAGACATAGACGCACTCATAGGAGACATTAAGAATGGCTTTGAAATCAAATCAGAACAGCAGACACTAGAAGACACCTCGCTAGAAGATATTGAAAAGTAA